In one Brassica oleracea var. oleracea cultivar TO1000 chromosome C9, BOL, whole genome shotgun sequence genomic region, the following are encoded:
- the LOC106315534 gene encoding F-box protein SKIP8 isoform X2, whose product MPSTSLANGNAGDRPPDVVADDKPGVSMMEQLVPEITTHALSYLDYPSLCRLSMTNSLMRKAANDDNAWKALYHKDFTLEQDGITPVNGWKAYYATTRAIISVNTGFFDIIRERSLPEMAQLWLNSDYVKCIHASGELFSGYSEVMQSWQLCFNWEQGFDFQVHNVRTRILTDMAWVTMKAYLNVDAGPFLITNVFEHHNGRWHMVHHHSSVMLIDGVNQQVVVH is encoded by the exons ATGCCGTCGACGTCGCTGGCCAACGGAAACGCAGGAGACAGACCACCGGATGTTGTGGCCGATGATAAGCCGGGAGTGTCGATGATGGAGCAGTTGGTTCCGGAGATTACAACCCACGCGCTCAGCTACTTGGATTATCCAAGTCTTTGCCGCTTGTCCATGACCAATTCCTTGATGAGGAAGGCTGCTAACGACGACAATGCTTGGAAGGCCCTCTATCACAAG GATTTTACTCTGGAACAAGATGGAATAACCCCGGTCAACGGGTGGAAAGCTTACTATGCAACAACTAGAGCAATCATTAGTGTGAATACTGGATTCTTCGACATCATCAGAGAGAGGTCTCTTCCAGAAATGGCTCAGTTGTGGCTCAACTCCGACTATGTCAAGTGCATCCATGCCTCTGGCGAACTTTTCTCTGG CTACAGTGAAGTGATGCAAAGCTGGCAACTTTGTTTCAACTGGGAACAAGGGTTTGACTTTCAGGTCCACAACGTTCGCACTCGGATCCTAACCGACATGGCTTGGGTCACTATGAAAGCATACCTGAACGTGGACGCTGGTCCGTTCCTCATCACCAACGTGTTTGAGCACCACAATGGGAGGTGGCACATGGTTCATCATCACAGCTCTGTGATGCTCATCGATGGCGTCAATCAACAGGTTGTTGTTCACTGA
- the LOC106315534 gene encoding F-box protein SKIP8 isoform X1 yields the protein MSYLVEIIPCNSLVLSQKINLEKPMPSTSLANGNAGDRPPDVVADDKPGVSMMEQLVPEITTHALSYLDYPSLCRLSMTNSLMRKAANDDNAWKALYHKDFTLEQDGITPVNGWKAYYATTRAIISVNTGFFDIIRERSLPEMAQLWLNSDYVKCIHASGELFSGYSEVMQSWQLCFNWEQGFDFQVHNVRTRILTDMAWVTMKAYLNVDAGPFLITNVFEHHNGRWHMVHHHSSVMLIDGVNQQVVVH from the exons ATGTCTTATTTGGTCGAAATCATCCCTTGTAACTCTCTTGTCCTCAGTCAGAAGATAAATCTGGAGAAACCTATGCCGTCGACGTCGCTGGCCAACGGAAACGCAGGAGACAGACCACCGGATGTTGTGGCCGATGATAAGCCGGGAGTGTCGATGATGGAGCAGTTGGTTCCGGAGATTACAACCCACGCGCTCAGCTACTTGGATTATCCAAGTCTTTGCCGCTTGTCCATGACCAATTCCTTGATGAGGAAGGCTGCTAACGACGACAATGCTTGGAAGGCCCTCTATCACAAG GATTTTACTCTGGAACAAGATGGAATAACCCCGGTCAACGGGTGGAAAGCTTACTATGCAACAACTAGAGCAATCATTAGTGTGAATACTGGATTCTTCGACATCATCAGAGAGAGGTCTCTTCCAGAAATGGCTCAGTTGTGGCTCAACTCCGACTATGTCAAGTGCATCCATGCCTCTGGCGAACTTTTCTCTGG CTACAGTGAAGTGATGCAAAGCTGGCAACTTTGTTTCAACTGGGAACAAGGGTTTGACTTTCAGGTCCACAACGTTCGCACTCGGATCCTAACCGACATGGCTTGGGTCACTATGAAAGCATACCTGAACGTGGACGCTGGTCCGTTCCTCATCACCAACGTGTTTGAGCACCACAATGGGAGGTGGCACATGGTTCATCATCACAGCTCTGTGATGCTCATCGATGGCGTCAATCAACAGGTTGTTGTTCACTGA